In the Macadamia integrifolia cultivar HAES 741 unplaced genomic scaffold, SCU_Mint_v3 scaffold3191, whole genome shotgun sequence genome, one interval contains:
- the LOC122067889 gene encoding probable GABA transporter 2, protein MEETQKHRAFHEEKGREADAGVLFVLQSKGKWWHAGYHLTTAIVGPPVLALPFAFSGLGWGLGFFILTVMGLVTFYSYYLMSKVLDHCEYHGRRHVRFRELAADVFGSGWMFYFVIIIQTAINTGVGIAAILLAGDCVEVTLVFNPSGLYLPFFF, encoded by the exons ATGGAAGAAACTCAGAAACACAGAGCCTTCCACGAGGAGAAGGGTCGAGAAGCCGATGCCGGAGTTCTGTTtgttcttcaatccaaag GGAAGTGGTGGCATGCGGGGTATCATTTGACGACGGCGATAGTAGGACCGCCGGTGCTGGCTCTGCCGTTCGCGTTCAGTGGGTTGGGGTGGGGACTAGGCTTCTTCATCCTTACTGTCATGGGACTCGTCACCTTCTACTCTTACTACCTTATGTCTAAAGTCCTCGACCACTGCGAGTACCATGGTCGCCGCCATGTCCGTTTCCGTGAACTCGCCGCCGATGTCTTTG GATCAGGGTGGATGTTTTATTTCGTAATAATCATTCAGACAGCTATTAACACTGGAGTTGGCATTGCTGCTATATTGCTCGCAGGGGACTGTGTTGAGGTAACCCTAGTCTTCAATCCTTCAGGCTTAtatttgccattttttttttaa